The following nucleotide sequence is from Archocentrus centrarchus isolate MPI-CPG fArcCen1 chromosome 18, fArcCen1, whole genome shotgun sequence.
cctctgttcaatgatggttgttcacagtggacatagatggcttctttcactcctctttcaaaccatctgttttccctgtccaaaatgtgaacattggcatcctcaaaagagtgccctttttccttcagatgcagatgtactgctgaatcttgtcctgtcgaggtggctcttctatgttgtgccattcgtttgtgaagaggctgtttggtttcaccaatgtagaggtccgagcactcttcactgcactgaacagcatacactacatcgctgatcttgtgtttggcgggtttgtccttgggatgaaccagtttttgtcttagggtgtgacttggtttgaagtatactgagatgtcatgcttggagaaaattcttctgagtttctctgacaagcccgacacatatgggatgacaatgttgttcctcttgtccttcctattctctgtagtttgtgtttggccttcattcctgtgcatcttagctgatttgatgaaggcccagttggggtaaccgcatgttttgagggctttcttaatgtgtgtgtgttccttatgcttcccttctgccttagagggaacactttccgcacggtgttgtagggtcctgatcaccccaagtttgtgttccagagggtggtgggagtcaaagaggagatactggtctgtgtgtgtgggcttccggtaaacttcaatgttgaggcttccatcttcctcgataagcaccgcacagtccaggaatggtaacttgttatctctggtgtcctccctggtaaaacgtatgtatttatccactgagttgatgtgacgagtgaaggcttctacttcatgggttttgattttgacccaggtgtcatctacatatctgtaccagtggctaggtgccatccctttgaaagaaccaagagctttactttccacttcctccatgtaaaggttggctacaatgggagacactggggagcccatggcacatccatgcttctgtctgtagaatccatcattgtatttaaaatatgttgtggtaaggcagagatctaaaagtgcacaaatctgatctggggtgaggctggttctgttcagtaaggaatcgtcttcctgtagtcgtcttctgacggtctccactgcctcagttgtgggtatgcaagtgaaaagtgaaaccacatcaaaggacaccatggtttcatctggatccagtacaagattctggaccttgttagtaaaatctgtagagttttcaatgtggtggggtgtgatgccaacaagcggtgataagatggtggcgaggtgtttggaaatgttgtaggtgaccgagtttatactgctgataatgggtcgaagtgggactcctacaggaagacgattccttactgaacagaaccagcctcaccccagatcagatttgtgcacttttagatctctgccttaccacaacatattttaaatacaatgatggattctacagacagaagcatggatgtgccatgggctccccagtgtctcccattgtagccaacctttacatggaggaagtggaaagtaaagctcttggttctttcaaagggatggcacctagccactggtacagatatgtagatgacacctgggtcaaaatcaaaacccatgaagtagaagccttcactcgtcacatcaactcagtggataaatacatacgttttaccagggaggacaccagagataacaagttaccattcctggactgtgcggtgcttatcgaggaagatggaagcctcaacattgaagtttaccggaagcccacacacacagaccagtatctcctctttgactcccaccaccctctggaacacaaacttggggtgatcaggaccctacaacaccgtgcggaaagtgttccctctaaggcagaagggaagcataaggaacacacacacattaagaaagccctcaaaacatgcggttaccccaactgggccttcatcaaatcagctaagatgcacaggaatgaaggccaaacacaaactacagagaataggaaggacaagaggaacaacattgtcatcccatatgtgtcgggcttgtcagagaaactcagaagaattttctccaagcatgacatctcagtatacttcaaaccaagtcacaccctaagacaaaaactggttcatcccaaggacaaacccgccaaacacaagatcagcgatgtagtgtatgctgttcagtgcagtgaagagtgctcggacctctacattggtgaaaccaaacagcctcttcacaaacgaatggcacaacatagaagagccacctcgacaggacaagattcagcagtacatctgcatctgaaggaaaaagggcactcttttgaggatgccaatgttcacattttggacagggaaaacagatggtttgaaagaggagtgaaagaagccatctatgtccactgtgaacaaccatcattgaacagaggaggtggattacgtcaccaactttcccccgcttacagtgctgtcctgagctcccttcccagacgtctcaacccccattcacacctttgttccagtgacctcaataggccacaggaaacaatggagcggagtcctaaattggtttcaactgaaaccactgattaaatatgacccacgccccttcacacctgggcacatgtgttcacgcacatgatcaatagagggtcataaccacctccaggggactacgcccacaggggtttaaatacctgggtctctccaccatttggttgagaactgaagaagcctttcggatgagaggtgaaacgtcttcaagaaacaaaaagaagtccagtcgcctttttcaagctccagagactactatgacctggatgactgagaatctacacagacataaccAACCAGTTCTTCCTCTGTGGTGTAACTCTTCAGGCATTTGACCATATCTAACATTTCTCTGTCTGATGAGGCTATGGCCGATTTCCTGATGGTATTTGATAAAGCTCCACTGAACATACTTGCCATAGAAGATGTCACGCTGACAGGCGAAGGCAGGTGGGAGACAAGCACATTTTTGGCATATGTGCAACTTTGGTTTaaaagaaatgctgctgtatTATACTGTAAACTTTAAGAGTTTGAATTAATGATTGCATGTATAGCtttgttcatcttttttttgttggtgttaGGTGGGAGCGAGCCAACAGGAGTGATCACAGAAGCATAGACGAGTTCTTCATCCGTAACCTTGTGGTCCTGGATGTCTATAAATTTACCTCACTCATACAATTGGGTTTTCTGTTGGAGTATCCCAGGAGGATGTCTGTGATAAACTCCAAGGTAAAAATCAAGGTGTATTTGGTAGCTACTACATCACCTACAGCACATCATAAATATAATTGCAAGTAAAATATCTAATACTGTGTATAGTATTGGCTTGTGTGATATGTCGCCTCGGGGGCAGGGTTACCAGCGGTACTCTTAAAAATGGCCAAGAAAATCACAAATTCTGCCAGGGTATGTAAACTTATGAGCACAACTGTATTTTGCTTGCCCAATAATTTAGCCAATATTCATGTGTACACTGAaacctacggccaatttagacAAACCCTAATGGAACTAGTGTCTCCCTTCACCTTACAAGTTCAAACTTTGTGACCTTcttgatgagtttttttttttttttcccttcagatGTTTGTGATGCCCTGTATCACATCTCATCTGCTGAAAAACCTGCAGTACCTGGACCTATCTGACAACCTCCTGACTGACCTGACTCTAGTGGAGACACTTTGCGATACAATAGAAACTTTGAAGGAAATTCGAGTTTTAAACTTCAGTGGAAACGCTTTGAAGGTGAAGCATGAATCTTTAATGAAATCAGTGAAGTCTATAAGTATTCAAGAATTCCGAGGCTTGGTGAAAACTTAGCTGCCTGTGTCCAATTTCTGTACAGTCTTTGTCCACCGTGAGCCGACTGGTAACAAAGTTTTCTAAACTGACACACCTGGACATCAGTAGGACTGGTTACAGTTTCATGCCCTCAAGCTGCCCCTGGCCTTCCACCCTGCGGTTCCTCAACATCTCTGGGGCTAAGCTCACAACCGTTACTCCCTGTCTGCCCAAAACCCTGGAGGTATGAAGACCATGTAGCAATAATCAAGAGAAACCtgacaccatttttttttcttttgtaatttcCCCTCTCATTTTATTCTTTACAGGTGTTGGATCTGAGCAACAATAACCTTAATGATTTCATTCTGCTTCTGCCTGTGCTCAGAGAGCTTCACCTCTCTGGCAACAAGTTCCTCAGGGTGCCCTCTGGGCTGTCCTTTCCCAATCTGCAGACCCTGACCATCAAGGTAATAAGTCACAGCATATGTTTCTGCTTCTGATCCCCTCAGTTTTTCCACTATAATACCCATTATTTTTCCACAGTCAAACACCCTGAACGTGTTTGGAAAATCAGACCTCCAGTCATACCAGCGACTTGAAAACATCCAGGCAGGTCAGAACAAGTTTGTCTGCTCCTGTGACTTTGTCAGCTTCCTCCAAATGGAACTTAAAGGAGGTGGAGGCATGAAGTTAACAGATGGAGTGGACAGCTACATCTGCGACTCCCCTCTCTACCTGCAGGGACAACTTGTGGATGAAGTCCGACTCTCTGTTGTCATGTGCCATCAGGTTTTATTTGTGTCAGTGAGCTGTGGGTTGGCGCTGTTTGTAGCAGTTTTGCTGTCTGTGGTGCTGTGGCGCATCCACGCCTTTTGGTACCTGAAGATGATTTGGGCGTGGGTCAAGGCCAAGCGTAATTCTCGACGCCGGCAACAACGCAGAGATGCTGCAGACTCAGAAGCACTGATATCCTTTGATGCCTTTGTTTCCTACAGTGAAAGAGATGCTAGCTGGGTGGAAAACTTCTTGGTACCTGAGCTGGAGGAACCAAGGTAACGTCAGTAGTTTTTATgtgatattattttatattattttagcCAAGGTGTCCTCAGTATCACTACTCTGTTAGTCAGTAAATAAAGACTTCAAGGAAATTTGTctcaacagaaagaaagaaattgaaaGACAATGTTTTTGTCAACTATGTGGCATTTTTAAAGGGATAATTCACCACAGAAACAAAATCACATAGAGCTGTTTATCCATATAGAGATACTAATTATAAAAACAGTGGCCTTGAATATACGCTTGACCAAAATGGCACTTGCCATCTCTACAAAGCACCACAATTTAGACATAAAAAATTCAGCAGCGACAGTTCCAGAAATCACAACTGGgtcatgcaaataaataaataacctggGAACTAATGGCTTTTTACCAAACTACACAAATCAACCATATCACTGTTCAGAATAAAGCATTCATTTACCTGTAAAATGACATTCATGATGTCCTCTTTAAATGAACTATAATAATAACAAGCTTGAATGCTTTGACTACCACAGGACAAGTCCCATTACCCCTCTAAGGTCTGATTTATTACTGGTAATGAGCCTGAACCAAATCATAACCTTATATTTGTGAGGAAGGCAACAGGCCCATGTTTAAGGGGaaaatttaaatagtttttgatgTCTTTCAATtagaattattattttctttgtccCCTGATTGCTAAGATTTGGGagaacaatataaaaaaaaaagaaaccacaaCAAAATGACATCTTCTGATTCAATAGGGTTAGAGTTCATTACCGATGTAACTGGTCTAATAATCTACTTATATTTGCCTACATTTGACTGCTATGCAGTGCTTACTCAAAGCTACAAcagaaaaattatataaatttacTTAAGTCATTGGAAATCAATAATTTAAATTACAAGATACATACATTCTACTTtttcatacacacattcacaagttttctgtgtttttctagtACTATCTATGTTGACAAATCTTCTTTGAAACAAACTCTACCATCAGTGCATACAATTCCAAACCACCTGACAGTGATTGTAAGACTTGAAATGTGCAATTCTTGCATACCTGTGATTGTGCGGTTATCAAGTTAGTCCtaatagaaaagagaaagacctaAAAAacctgcttttttgtttgtactcCAGCGAGATCAACTCTGGGGCCAACTCCACATCTCCCCAGCCTTTGACTCTCTGCCTCCACAAACGGGACTTCCTTCCCGGGCAATGGATTGTGGACAATATTATCAGCGCTATCGAACGCAGTCGGAGGACCGTCTTCATCCTCTCTGAGAATTTTGTTCACTCTGATTGGTGCCGATATGAGCTAGACTTCTCCCACTTCTGGCTTTTCGATGGGCCCGCCGGCAGTGAAGCGGCCATCTTGATCCTGCTAGAGCCACTGTCCAAGGATGACATCCCCAAACGCTTTTACAAATTGCGCAAGCTCATGAGCTCCACCACCTACCTGGAGTGgccacaggaggaggagaagagggaggagtTCTGGACGAGTCTGCGCAATGCTTTGAGAGGAGAAGATGAGTAAAAGAGCAGAATAAAGAATTGGAAGATTGGGAAAAGAGATGGATAAAGAGGAATGCACCGGAAGGCtgaataaaaatcaaacaattgaaaaagacaaaaggagGAAATTAAAGGGACAATAGCATTTTAACCAGCTGAGGTCCAAGTGTGCATTAGTGACAACCACAGCCTTAGTTCCAAACCCTGTGTTCTGGAGAAAAGCAAAATAGATCATCCCACTGAATGGTCCAGGACACATCTCCAGAAGGaaaccccccctccacctaCTAGGATGTCATTACCATCTTATCACATGGTATTCATATCATCCTACTGAAGTTTTGCTAGTAATAGTAGTATATTTCAAGGTGAAAATAATGACAAAAGTCCACATTTGCATGGTAGGTGGACAAGTCTCATGAACTTTAAAGCACTGACAATACACATGTGTCTTCATATTATAGTTATGAAAGCATGCTGACGTTTTGCTTGTAATGTGATGAAATGGACACTTGGGAGAGCAGGTGGTGTATTTATATTGCAGCCTGAGGAGGTGCACAAGTAAACACAGAAAGTGTCACCCACTGCCTTtgtgttctgttattgttttattttattttatttgtttttaaatgagaactTACTGTAATTAAATTCAGGGAtgcaatgacaaaaataaaaatgttaataaatacATGTGTTGTATAAACAACTGGGCCAAATGTCTGTCATTATGTAAATAGTACAGAAAAGatcaaaaatattatttcacaTGGTTGTAAAAGGTTCATTAAAGCTTCAAGTGACCACTTCAGATACTAAAATGACACCATCATATTTAACGTAGGAATAAATTTGTAATTGCTGTATTTGTTTCTCAAACCAATACATATATCAACATAATAACACACAATACAATCACAGAATTGAcaattttcttgtgtttttaagtaTGTTTCAATCCATTTCAAGCAGAAAAAGTTGTTCAAAACACAAATATCTGCatgaaaataatataatttattcaAACAATCTtcatctgctgcttcacacAAAACAAGttttcttcctcattttaaAACTTAAAGTATGTTTGAGTACATTTTCTATTATAGTACAGTGGTACAGTCTTAATACTTAACTATGAATGAACTGGTGACTCTAATAATTTCATCAACAACAAATTAAACTGACCCATAAGCAGATtgtttaatatatataaaaagtatatatataaaagtgtatatatatatatatatatatatatatatacattttattttatttatttatttttttgatctCTTAAGGTGAGCTTTCTGTAttagttttccttcctgttGTCTCCGTCTCCTCTGCTGTTGGTTGTGGAGTCTTTCATCCTCAACTTTATTGCtgaattttcttttaataattaaaattttactCTTACTTTGATAATTaacaagtttttgttttgttgtcgaAGTGTACTCCCTGTGTCCTGTATTTGGATTCTGTCAGTACACAATCTACAACACTTGATTTTAAACATGATCTTAAACAGATACATTTCATCACTGAACAAAAATA
It contains:
- the LOC115797162 gene encoding toll-like receptor 2; this translates as MRHPARCYSSVLLLLVLSMSSDQRSNTDNKKPICDHCNQQLSCNCSYGGFTSVPTVTGDALSLDLSFNSITVVTDDDLMGHMPLKALDLHSNGLAEIHPFAFDSLWNLEQLDLSDNQLIVLNHKWFRKLKALQQLNLLNNPYSYLGSPPVFGALVRLRKLAFGGPALEELRRGDFSGVTQLEELTVHANNLTRYDSGTLADIWPLGCVTLALHGPFFKNSLLAGAMIRDVSYPETPITLKDIHLIGIQSVQPFREAARKRIRHLTISNISLSDEAMADFLMVFDKAPLNILAIEDVTLTGEGRWERANRSDHRSIDEFFIRNLVVLDVYKFTSLIQLGFLLEYPRRMSVINSKMFVMPCITSHLLKNLQYLDLSDNLLTDLTLVETLCDTIETLKEIRVLNFSGNALKSLSTVSRLVTKFSKLTHLDISRTGYSFMPSSCPWPSTLRFLNISGAKLTTVTPCLPKTLEVLDLSNNNLNDFILLLPVLRELHLSGNKFLRVPSGLSFPNLQTLTIKSNTLNVFGKSDLQSYQRLENIQAGQNKFVCSCDFVSFLQMELKGGGGMKLTDGVDSYICDSPLYLQGQLVDEVRLSVVMCHQVLFVSVSCGLALFVAVLLSVVLWRIHAFWYLKMIWAWVKAKRNSRRRQQRRDAADSEALISFDAFVSYSERDASWVENFLVPELEEPSEINSGANSTSPQPLTLCLHKRDFLPGQWIVDNIISAIERSRRTVFILSENFVHSDWCRYELDFSHFWLFDGPAGSEAAILILLEPLSKDDIPKRFYKLRKLMSSTTYLEWPQEEEKREEFWTSLRNALRGEDE